CCTACGGTCTATTGTCAAGTGTTTTTGCCCGGAATGCAAGGGAAACGCACCCCCTTAAGGCATGATCGGAAAGCCCATTTGAATCTGATGGTCGGCCTATTTCTAGGTCCTCGGACCTCTTTATCTCCCTTCGCGGCGCAGGCATTGTGGAAGTTTGACGGTCGTAAACCTCGCATCTACCATGAAATGAAGAGCGCAAGCCGGCGACCGTTTGACTGCCACGGTCGTTCTCGCGCAGCGCGTCCGATCGCACATTTCTCTCCGCGGCGTCAACAGTTGAATCGCAATTGACCCGAAGGTTGCGCATGCATCACTTCCACCGCAAGGCCGGTTCTTGCCAGTTCCGATCGGACTTGGTGCCGGAATCGCATCGTGGTGCATTGGTGAGTGCGCTCGCGATCCTGTTGGTGGGAATGCTGTGCGGCGTCACGCGGGCTCAGTTTCCCAAGGTCAAACTGCCGCCGAAGCAAGAGGTGATGCTAGTCACGGAGGACGAAGTCCTGCTAAAGGCCTCGTTTTGGCCCGGAGCCGCTGGCAAAGAAACCGTTCCCGTAATTTTGTTGCACGCCTTTCGAGGCACTCGGCAGGATTTCAATGTGCTGGCCGAATTCTTGCAGGGAAAAGGGTGCGCCGTGATTGCCCCCGATCTGCGCGGGCACGGGGACAGCACTCAGGTACGCGATGGCCGTCGGCCTTTGGCGGCCGCGGAAATGTCGCCGCCCACCTTCTCCGGCATGATCGAAGATGTCGAGACGGTCAAGAGATTCCTGATGGCGAGAAACAACAGCGGCGAATTGAATATCGACAAACTGTGCATGGTGGGAGCGGAAATGGGGGCCATCGTGGCCGCCAATTGGGCCATCACCGATTGGGGCTGGCCGCCACTTGCCGTCAGCAAGCAGGGGCAGGACGTGAAAGCGATCGTGCTCATCTCGCCCCCCGAAAAATTCAAAATGCTGCGGATATTCGATCCCCTGAACGACCGGGCCGTGCGC
This DNA window, taken from Pirellulales bacterium, encodes the following:
- a CDS encoding alpha/beta fold hydrolase codes for the protein MHHFHRKAGSCQFRSDLVPESHRGALVSALAILLVGMLCGVTRAQFPKVKLPPKQEVMLVTEDEVLLKASFWPGAAGKETVPVILLHAFRGTRQDFNVLAEFLQGKGCAVIAPDLRGHGDSTQVRDGRRPLAAAEMSPPTFSGMIEDVETVKRFLMARNNSGELNIDKLCMVGAEMGAIVAANWAITDWGWPPLAVSKQGQDVKAIVLISPPEKFKMLRIFDPLNDRAVRSQISFYIAVGNQDSTALRDATKIYNTLKRFHPPPVKGEDQDLFFDARIPTTLQGTKLLGKDFKQFGLAANIAEFFEARAGKQPYEWHDRKLPQ